DNA from Paenibacillus sp. JQZ6Y-1:
CTGCTCGTCCGCACAAACAGCCGATACGAATGCATCTACCGCGTCTTCGGAGACTTCTTCAGAAGCCAATGCGGAAGGCAATTCCTCCGAGACAAGAACCTTCACTCACAAAATGGGCACTATCCAAGTGCCTGAACATCCGAAACGCATCATCGGACTCTATGTAGAAGACCAGCTGCAAGCACTTGGGGTAAAACCAGTCATGCAATGGGGATCGGGTGGACAGACACGTAACTATTTGGATCTTCAGGATATGCCAGTACTGGATGTGAGCGGTGGCGTTAACTTTGAAGCCGTACTAGCTGCCAATCCAGACTTGATCATTTTGTTCAATGATAGCCTTGCTGTGAAAGGCGGCTATGAGCAATTCTCTGCGATTGCTCCTACCTATGTATTTGATGATGCCAACGAAAATTGGCGCGAAAGTTTAACGACAATCGGCGATCTGCTACAAATGCAGGATAAAGCTGCTGAAGTGATTAAACAATATGATCAACAAGCCGCCGACTCAGCTAATA
Protein-coding regions in this window:
- a CDS encoding ABC transporter substrate-binding protein; amino-acid sequence: MKLFYISKSRRYRSSLLLILLLFVIGGCSSAQTADTNASTASSETSSEANAEGNSSETRTFTHKMGTIQVPEHPKRIIGLYVEDQLQALGVKPVMQWGSGGQTRNYLDLQDMPVLDVSGGVNFEAVLAANPDLIILFNDSLAVKGGYEQFSAIAPTYVFDDANENWRESLTTIGDLLQMQDKAAEVIKQYDQQAADSANILKQSIGNETVALLRIEQKGMLLYGGPNKGFTGPVLYGDLKLQPEPLVRELAWDDYNKQITMETIPELTADHLLVVVGNQAEEQAEQLYANPLWKSIPAVKNNQVHEVDFLTWMSSGPIANSLKIKQATELLQK